The following nucleotide sequence is from Synechococcus sp. KORDI-52.
CCGGGCAGGATCTCGCGCAGCGACCTAAGTAATTAGACGGAGACAACCCCAGTGACAGCGGAGAGTCTCGCAAGACTCTCACCATTCTCTCAGCTGCCTAGACACAACACGGCAGACACGTCAACCCCACAAGCGCCGGCCTCGCATCCAGACCTTGTGGGCCAGCACTGTGACCGTCCACCCGATTGTTGTGCGTGCATCGTCTTCTGTCTGCGTCCAGCCCAGCCACGCGTTGGAACCGACCTCTTATCGGTGCAGCTCTGAGCGCGGGAATGATTCTGTGCGCTGGAGCCTCTCAGCCCCGCCAGAGCGTTCAGCCAGTCGCCGCATCCGTTGAAGAAGACGCCCCCAGCAGCCGTGCCCACCTCGCGTCCGGCAACGAAGGAGGGCGCTATGAGCTGACCCCAGAGCGTCGAGCACTGCTCAACACCATCCGCTACGCCGAAGGCACCTGGAAAGATGGCGAAGACAAGGGCTATCAGATCATGTATGGCGGCGGGCAGTTCCAGGATCTGACCCGCCATCCCGAGCAGGTGGTCGTCAAGCGCTACTCCAGCGCCGCAGCGGGTGCATATCAGTTCCTCCCCAAGACCTGGAAAGGAGTGGCGCGGGAACTCAAGTTGGCCAGCTTCGAACCCAAGCACCAGGATCAGGCCGCCCTGCACCTTGCCGAGCGACGGGGCGCACTTGAGGACATTGACCGGCAAGGGCTGACCAAAGACGCCATGGCAAAAC
It contains:
- a CDS encoding glycoside hydrolase family 104 protein, which encodes MILCAGASQPRQSVQPVAASVEEDAPSSRAHLASGNEGGRYELTPERRALLNTIRYAEGTWKDGEDKGYQIMYGGGQFQDLTRHPEQVVVKRYSSAAAGAYQFLPKTWKGVARELKLASFEPKHQDQAALHLAERRGALEDIDRQGLTKDAMAKLAPEWASFPTKAGRSAYGQPVKSHQELASFYSSNLRQLRNQLGA